In a single window of the Streptomyces sp. NBC_00094 genome:
- a CDS encoding low temperature requirement protein A: MTQPFLPLTSRSREESHRAATPLELFFDLCFVVAVAQAGAELVHAVAEGHTGEGIVNYAMVFFAIWWAWMNFTWFASAYDNDDVLYRVVTLVQIAGVLVLAAGVSRAFQDHDFLVVYLGYLVMRLALAFQWLRAAHHATDPAERTMCRRYAGGVVAVQIGWLALVLAPEPARGWIFLVMALAEMAVPVYAEKDAPSTWHPHHIAERYGLFTIIVLGETVAAATVAVKSGVVENDALGELLPIAVGGLLLVFAAWWIYFVVPAHDRLTSSRQGFLWGYGHYVIFASAAAVGAGLEIAVEQAVGEAHLSTLAASAAVTIPSAVFLLSVWLLHARYFKVGVAQQLVLPVASAAILLCTFAGGWAVLAAGLVAAATVATGVTLTARNPATRAPAA; the protein is encoded by the coding sequence ATGACACAACCGTTCCTCCCCCTCACCTCGCGCTCCCGCGAGGAGTCGCACCGGGCCGCCACCCCCCTGGAACTCTTCTTCGACCTCTGCTTCGTCGTCGCCGTCGCGCAGGCCGGCGCCGAGCTCGTCCACGCGGTCGCCGAGGGCCACACCGGCGAGGGGATCGTCAACTACGCGATGGTCTTCTTCGCGATCTGGTGGGCGTGGATGAACTTCACCTGGTTCGCCTCGGCCTACGACAACGACGACGTCCTCTACCGCGTCGTCACCCTCGTCCAGATCGCCGGCGTCCTCGTCCTCGCCGCCGGCGTCTCACGCGCCTTCCAGGACCACGACTTCCTCGTCGTCTACCTCGGCTACCTGGTCATGCGGCTCGCCCTCGCCTTCCAGTGGCTGCGCGCCGCCCACCACGCCACCGACCCCGCCGAGCGGACGATGTGCCGGCGGTACGCGGGCGGGGTCGTCGCCGTCCAGATCGGCTGGCTCGCGCTGGTCCTCGCGCCCGAGCCCGCCCGCGGCTGGATCTTCCTCGTCATGGCGCTCGCGGAGATGGCCGTGCCCGTGTACGCGGAGAAGGACGCCCCCAGCACCTGGCACCCGCACCACATCGCCGAGCGGTACGGCCTGTTCACCATCATCGTGCTCGGCGAGACCGTCGCCGCCGCGACCGTCGCCGTGAAGTCCGGCGTCGTCGAGAACGACGCCCTCGGCGAGCTCCTGCCGATCGCCGTCGGCGGCCTCCTCCTCGTCTTCGCCGCCTGGTGGATCTACTTCGTCGTGCCCGCCCACGACCGGCTGACCTCCAGTCGCCAGGGCTTCCTGTGGGGCTACGGCCACTACGTCATCTTCGCCTCGGCCGCCGCCGTCGGTGCGGGCCTGGAGATCGCCGTGGAGCAGGCGGTCGGCGAGGCGCACCTCTCGACGCTCGCCGCGTCCGCCGCCGTGACCATCCCGTCGGCCGTGTTCCTGCTCTCCGTATGGCTGCTGCACGCCCGCTACTTCAAGGTCGGCGTCGCCCAGCAGCTGGTGCTGCCCGTGGCGTCGGCGGCGATCCTGCTGTGCACGTTCGCGGGCGGCTGGGCGGTCCTCGCCGCCGGACTCGTCGCGGCGGCCACGGTCGCGACCGGGGTGACACTGACCGCCCGGAACCCGGCAACCCGCGCGCCGGCCGCCTGA
- a CDS encoding MFS transporter, which translates to MSSVVRSQEQGSRTASGPPASYDTEQYRPGRPITDWEPENELFWKSIGRKVATRNLWIAVPALLVAFVVWQVWSVTATNLKDVGFGFSTSQLFWLTAIPGLTGGTARILYTFLGPMVGQRRFTALSTVVLIVPLIWLGIAIQDPTTPYGVMVAIAALCGIGGANFASSLANIGFFFPKAKKGSATGINGGLGNLGVSVVQLLTPIVITWSTIAIGSAQHKADGTPVYLQNAAFLWVPVLLVLAAVAWFGQNDLKVASTPFSRQKIIFKRKHNWLMTWLYVGTFGSFIGFAAALPMLIKTTFPDYSVATYAWMGPAVGALARWGGGWIADKWGGARVTILSFVGMAVAIVGVINFLPSGSDGGSFYGFFFCFLAAFFFSGIGNGSTFRQIPVIFRGTHLKGLEEGTPEYARALKQAEMESGAVTGFTSAIAAYGFFFIPALFGSVAVTSAMWGFVAFYLSCTVVTWWFYARKSAEAPS; encoded by the coding sequence ATGAGTTCCGTAGTCCGGTCCCAGGAGCAGGGCAGCAGAACGGCGAGCGGGCCGCCCGCCTCGTACGACACGGAGCAGTACCGCCCCGGCAGGCCGATCACCGACTGGGAGCCCGAGAACGAGCTCTTCTGGAAGTCCATCGGCAGGAAGGTCGCCACCCGCAACCTGTGGATCGCGGTCCCGGCGCTGCTCGTGGCCTTCGTCGTCTGGCAGGTCTGGTCGGTCACCGCGACCAACCTCAAGGACGTCGGCTTCGGCTTCTCCACCTCGCAGCTGTTCTGGCTGACGGCCATCCCCGGCCTCACCGGCGGCACGGCCCGGATCCTCTACACCTTCCTCGGCCCGATGGTCGGCCAGCGCCGTTTCACCGCGCTGTCGACGGTCGTGCTGATCGTGCCGCTGATCTGGCTCGGCATCGCCATCCAGGACCCGACGACCCCGTACGGCGTGATGGTCGCCATCGCCGCTCTCTGTGGCATCGGCGGCGCGAACTTCGCCTCCTCCCTCGCCAACATCGGCTTCTTCTTCCCCAAGGCGAAGAAGGGCAGCGCGACCGGCATCAACGGCGGTCTCGGCAACCTCGGTGTCTCCGTCGTCCAGCTCCTCACGCCGATCGTCATCACCTGGTCGACCATCGCGATCGGCTCCGCCCAGCACAAGGCCGACGGCACCCCCGTCTACCTGCAGAACGCCGCGTTCCTCTGGGTCCCGGTCCTGCTGGTGCTCGCCGCCGTCGCCTGGTTCGGGCAGAACGACCTCAAGGTGGCCTCGACCCCCTTCAGCCGGCAGAAGATCATCTTCAAGCGCAAGCACAACTGGCTGATGACCTGGCTGTACGTCGGCACCTTCGGCTCCTTCATCGGCTTCGCCGCCGCCCTGCCGATGCTGATCAAGACCACGTTCCCGGACTACTCCGTCGCCACCTACGCCTGGATGGGCCCGGCCGTCGGCGCCCTCGCCCGCTGGGGCGGCGGCTGGATCGCCGACAAGTGGGGCGGCGCCCGGGTCACGATCCTGTCCTTCGTGGGCATGGCCGTCGCCATCGTCGGCGTGATCAATTTTCTGCCCTCGGGCAGTGACGGCGGTTCCTTCTACGGCTTCTTCTTCTGCTTCCTCGCCGCGTTCTTCTTCTCCGGAATCGGCAACGGATCGACGTTCCGGCAGATACCGGTGATCTTCCGCGGCACCCACCTCAAGGGCCTTGAGGAAGGCACCCCGGAATACGCCAGGGCGCTCAAGCAGGCGGAAATGGAGTCGGGTGCCGTCACCGGATTCACCTCGGCCATCGCCGCCTACGGATTCTTCTTCATCCCGGCCCTCTTCGGCTCGGTGGCCGTGACCAGCGCGATGTGGGGCTTCGTCGCCTTCTACCTCAGCTGCACGGTCGTGACCTGGTGGTTCTACGCCCGCAAGAGCGCCGAGGCGCCCAGCTGA